In Mytilus edulis chromosome 4, xbMytEdul2.2, whole genome shotgun sequence, the following proteins share a genomic window:
- the LOC139518899 gene encoding uncharacterized protein isoform X1: MSYKMNNVLMNINETHVLRKYKIGKNEPHKCHCAVLTTVNNMTRIVFFVVLAVFFSVDGSELSGQQQEMHQISFPSDNFNAGNGIIQHRGHLSGVDFSQGTLNNVGNRGDQPQQPKHISQPSDDYTAQEKLSQNHRLSAGVDFSQETLKTMVDKKDKPQHQIMDDVSPTHGVSITQHGMTVAWPTTGDVQPRDPVLDNHFKLSQPGLSSMQMKNAANYVLVPRDYVLDPGADINPFGFKVRSLVHSAKRNVVKHSSTQIKDIPSSNFQDQVMGQQHRLSLSPVLNQHMSTKQKVVEDLPAQHKDISSSNFQDQVMGQQHRLSLSPFLNQHASTKQKVVHTVQDSSAQHKDISSSKFQDNVMGQQNRLSLSSYGNQHSSTKQNVVHAAVKEPPIHHKDILSSNFQDNVMGHQNPLSLSPFRNQHSSTKQNVVHAVQDSPIQQKAVFNSNFQDNAMNQQHRLPLSPFRKQQNLKFEAPMTDYNLRSSKFDSHFQQKNPESRMMQKPNSVLLPIGNQQHFQLNAPVELHNLKDIPASQDAGIQMAVDEAWSNQIGKPTEPSFKRNNMFNNKLSRFNGLRVLIAEQNKGSQFHPRQQRRGRKTVHKKRQAVRKVNLASHRETVNFAKLAPTLASGRAFQSRSGNSLHGKSISSASNTKIASASNRHVGGSQFDKNRVPSVSGKTFGEKSIPAMQNRGFFPQQAATATTNTKDVTRKQLPPMSEIFGGASLYKRRPQVIKFFHMNPKTKGLLSFKG; encoded by the exons ATGTCATATAAAATGAATAATGTTCTTATGAACATTAATGAAACACACGTTCTAAGAAAGTATAAGATAGGCAAAAACGAACCTCACAAATGTCATTGCGCTGTTTTAACTACag TTAACAATATGACAAGAATAGTATTTTTCGTCGTCTTAGCAGTTTTCTTTTCTGTTGACGGATCAG agttATCTGGTCAACAACAAGAAATGCACCAAATTAGCTTCCCGTCTGATAACTTCAACGCGGGAAATGGTATTATACAGCATCGTGGACATTTAAGCGGTGTTGATTTTAGTCAAGGAACTCTCAACAATGTCGGTAACAGAGGCGACCAACCGCAACAACCGAAACACATTTCACAACCTAGTGATGACTATACTGCACAAGAAAAGTTATCACAGAATCATCGTTTATCAGCTGGCGTTGATTTTAGTCAAGAAACTCTAAAAACTATGGTTGATAAAAAGGACAAACCGCAACATCAGATAATGGATGACGTTTCACCTACTCATGGTGTATCAATTACACAGCACGGTATGACCGTGGCTTGGCCGACTACGGGAGATGTCCAACCACGTGACCCAGTTCTTGACAATCATTTTAAATTAAGTCAACCAGGATTGAGTTCAATGCAGATGAAAAATGCAGCAAATTATGTTTTGGTTCCTAGGGATTATGTATTGGACCCTGGAGCAGATATAAATCCATTCGGCTTTAAAGTTCGTTCGCTTGTCCATTCAGCAAAACGAAACGTTGTCAAACACTCATCAACTCAAATAAAAGACATACCAAGTTCCAATTTTCAAGACCAAGTTATGGGCCAACAACATCGTCTAAGTTTATCTCCAGTTCTTAATCAGCATAtgtcaacaaaacaaaaagtagTTGAAGACTTGCCAGCTCAACACAAAGACATATCAAGTTCTAATTTTCAAGACCAAGTTATGGGCCAACAACATCGTCTTAGTTTATCTCCATTTCTGAATCAACATGcatcaacaaaacaaaaagttgTTCATACAGTTCAAGACTCGTCAGCTCAACACAAAGACATATCAAGTTCTAAGTTCCAAGACAATGTTATGGGCCAACAGAACCGTCTTAGTTTATCATCATATGGTAATCAACACTCGTCAACTAAACAAAACGTTGTCCATGCAGCAGTTAAAGAACCGCCAATTCATCACAAAGACATATTAAGTTCTAATTTTCAAGACAATGTTATGGGCCACCAAAACCCTCTTAGCTTATCACCATTTCGTAATCAACACTCGTCGACTAAACAAAACGTTGTCCACGCAGTTCAAGATTCGCCAATTCAACAGAAAGCCGTTTTTAATTCTAATTTCCAAGACAATGCTATGAACCAACAGCATCGTCTTCCTTTGTCGCCATTTCGTAAGCaacaaaatttaaagtttgaagCACCAATGACAGACTATAACTTAAGATCGTCTAAATTCGATTCCCACTTTCAGCAAAAAAATCCCGAATCACGTATGATGCAAAAGCCTAATTCTGTATTACTACCAATTGGTAACCAACAACATTTTCAGTTAAACGCACCAGTGGAACTTCATAATTTAAAAGATATACCAGCATCTCAAGATGCCGGAATACAAATGGCCGTTGATGAGGCATGGTCAAATCAAATCGGAAAACCGACAGAGCCATCATTTAAAAGGAACAATATGTTTAACAATAAACTATCCAGGTTTAATGGTTTGAGGGTATTAATCGCAGAACAGAATAAAGGATCACAATTTCACCCCCGCCAGCAACGCAGAGGACGAAAAACAGTACATAAAAAAAGACAAGCAG TTAGAAAAGTAAACCTTGCTAGTCATCGGGAAACTGTTAATTTCGCCAAGTTGGCTCCTACTCTAGCATCAGGTAGGGCTTTCCAATCTAGATCGGGCAATTCACTACATGGGAAGTCGATTTCATCAGCGTCAAACACTAAAATTGCTTCAGCTTCCAACAGACATGTAGGAGGAAGTCAATTTGACAAAAACAGAGTACCATCAGTGAGCGGTAAAACATTTGGAGAAAAATCAATACCGGCGATGCAGAACAGAGGCTTTTTCCCACAGCAGGCAGCGACAGCAACAACCAATACGAAAGACGTTACCCGAAAACAGTTACCACCAATGTCAGAAATTTTTGGTGGAGCTTCCTTGTATAAACGTCGACCACAAgttattaaat TTTTCCATATGAATCCGAAGACGAAAGGTCTATTAAGTTTCAAAGGG tga
- the LOC139518899 gene encoding uncharacterized protein isoform X2: MTRIVFFVVLAVFFSVDGSELSGQQQEMHQISFPSDNFNAGNGIIQHRGHLSGVDFSQGTLNNVGNRGDQPQQPKHISQPSDDYTAQEKLSQNHRLSAGVDFSQETLKTMVDKKDKPQHQIMDDVSPTHGVSITQHGMTVAWPTTGDVQPRDPVLDNHFKLSQPGLSSMQMKNAANYVLVPRDYVLDPGADINPFGFKVRSLVHSAKRNVVKHSSTQIKDIPSSNFQDQVMGQQHRLSLSPVLNQHMSTKQKVVEDLPAQHKDISSSNFQDQVMGQQHRLSLSPFLNQHASTKQKVVHTVQDSSAQHKDISSSKFQDNVMGQQNRLSLSSYGNQHSSTKQNVVHAAVKEPPIHHKDILSSNFQDNVMGHQNPLSLSPFRNQHSSTKQNVVHAVQDSPIQQKAVFNSNFQDNAMNQQHRLPLSPFRKQQNLKFEAPMTDYNLRSSKFDSHFQQKNPESRMMQKPNSVLLPIGNQQHFQLNAPVELHNLKDIPASQDAGIQMAVDEAWSNQIGKPTEPSFKRNNMFNNKLSRFNGLRVLIAEQNKGSQFHPRQQRRGRKTVHKKRQAVRKVNLASHRETVNFAKLAPTLASGRAFQSRSGNSLHGKSISSASNTKIASASNRHVGGSQFDKNRVPSVSGKTFGEKSIPAMQNRGFFPQQAATATTNTKDVTRKQLPPMSEIFGGASLYKRRPQVIKFFHMNPKTKGLLSFKG, translated from the exons ATGACAAGAATAGTATTTTTCGTCGTCTTAGCAGTTTTCTTTTCTGTTGACGGATCAG agttATCTGGTCAACAACAAGAAATGCACCAAATTAGCTTCCCGTCTGATAACTTCAACGCGGGAAATGGTATTATACAGCATCGTGGACATTTAAGCGGTGTTGATTTTAGTCAAGGAACTCTCAACAATGTCGGTAACAGAGGCGACCAACCGCAACAACCGAAACACATTTCACAACCTAGTGATGACTATACTGCACAAGAAAAGTTATCACAGAATCATCGTTTATCAGCTGGCGTTGATTTTAGTCAAGAAACTCTAAAAACTATGGTTGATAAAAAGGACAAACCGCAACATCAGATAATGGATGACGTTTCACCTACTCATGGTGTATCAATTACACAGCACGGTATGACCGTGGCTTGGCCGACTACGGGAGATGTCCAACCACGTGACCCAGTTCTTGACAATCATTTTAAATTAAGTCAACCAGGATTGAGTTCAATGCAGATGAAAAATGCAGCAAATTATGTTTTGGTTCCTAGGGATTATGTATTGGACCCTGGAGCAGATATAAATCCATTCGGCTTTAAAGTTCGTTCGCTTGTCCATTCAGCAAAACGAAACGTTGTCAAACACTCATCAACTCAAATAAAAGACATACCAAGTTCCAATTTTCAAGACCAAGTTATGGGCCAACAACATCGTCTAAGTTTATCTCCAGTTCTTAATCAGCATAtgtcaacaaaacaaaaagtagTTGAAGACTTGCCAGCTCAACACAAAGACATATCAAGTTCTAATTTTCAAGACCAAGTTATGGGCCAACAACATCGTCTTAGTTTATCTCCATTTCTGAATCAACATGcatcaacaaaacaaaaagttgTTCATACAGTTCAAGACTCGTCAGCTCAACACAAAGACATATCAAGTTCTAAGTTCCAAGACAATGTTATGGGCCAACAGAACCGTCTTAGTTTATCATCATATGGTAATCAACACTCGTCAACTAAACAAAACGTTGTCCATGCAGCAGTTAAAGAACCGCCAATTCATCACAAAGACATATTAAGTTCTAATTTTCAAGACAATGTTATGGGCCACCAAAACCCTCTTAGCTTATCACCATTTCGTAATCAACACTCGTCGACTAAACAAAACGTTGTCCACGCAGTTCAAGATTCGCCAATTCAACAGAAAGCCGTTTTTAATTCTAATTTCCAAGACAATGCTATGAACCAACAGCATCGTCTTCCTTTGTCGCCATTTCGTAAGCaacaaaatttaaagtttgaagCACCAATGACAGACTATAACTTAAGATCGTCTAAATTCGATTCCCACTTTCAGCAAAAAAATCCCGAATCACGTATGATGCAAAAGCCTAATTCTGTATTACTACCAATTGGTAACCAACAACATTTTCAGTTAAACGCACCAGTGGAACTTCATAATTTAAAAGATATACCAGCATCTCAAGATGCCGGAATACAAATGGCCGTTGATGAGGCATGGTCAAATCAAATCGGAAAACCGACAGAGCCATCATTTAAAAGGAACAATATGTTTAACAATAAACTATCCAGGTTTAATGGTTTGAGGGTATTAATCGCAGAACAGAATAAAGGATCACAATTTCACCCCCGCCAGCAACGCAGAGGACGAAAAACAGTACATAAAAAAAGACAAGCAG TTAGAAAAGTAAACCTTGCTAGTCATCGGGAAACTGTTAATTTCGCCAAGTTGGCTCCTACTCTAGCATCAGGTAGGGCTTTCCAATCTAGATCGGGCAATTCACTACATGGGAAGTCGATTTCATCAGCGTCAAACACTAAAATTGCTTCAGCTTCCAACAGACATGTAGGAGGAAGTCAATTTGACAAAAACAGAGTACCATCAGTGAGCGGTAAAACATTTGGAGAAAAATCAATACCGGCGATGCAGAACAGAGGCTTTTTCCCACAGCAGGCAGCGACAGCAACAACCAATACGAAAGACGTTACCCGAAAACAGTTACCACCAATGTCAGAAATTTTTGGTGGAGCTTCCTTGTATAAACGTCGACCACAAgttattaaat TTTTCCATATGAATCCGAAGACGAAAGGTCTATTAAGTTTCAAAGGG tga